One Microcebus murinus isolate Inina chromosome 10, M.murinus_Inina_mat1.0, whole genome shotgun sequence DNA segment encodes these proteins:
- the LOC142861015 gene encoding cytochrome P450 2D17-like isoform X2: MGLMTGDLLAPLGLAVAIFLLLVDLMHRRPRWAARYPPGPMSLPGLGNLLQVDFQDVPYCFSQLRRRFGDVYSLQLAWTPAVVLNGLEAVREALVKHNEDTADRPPSPFYEHLGYRPHAEGVILARYGPAWREQRRFSLSTLRFFGLGKKSLELWVIEEAACLCAAFAEHAAQPFSPNALLNKAVGNVIVSLTYGRRFEYDDQRFLRLMELVEKQHQPESGYLMQAKGNPKSSFNDDNLRLVVAELFSAGMVTSSTTLVWALLLMILHPDVQRRVQQEIDEVIGQVRRPEMGDQAHMPYTTAVIHEVQRFADIIPMGLPHMTSRDIEVKGFLIPKGTTLFTNLSSVLKDEAVWEKPFRFHPEHFLDSQGRFVKPEAFMPFSAGRRACLGEPLARMELFLFFTCLLQRFSFSVPPGHPRPSDHGVCHFLVTPCPYQLCAVPR; this comes from the exons ATGGGATTGATGACAGGGGACCTGCTGGCACCCCTGGGTTTGGCCGTGGCCATCTTCCTGCTCCTGGTGGACCTCATGCACCGGCGCCCACGCTGGGCTGCACGCTACCCGCCAGGCCCCATGTCACTGCCGGGGCTGGGCAACCTGCTGCAGGTGGACTTCCAGGACGTACCCTACTGCTTTAGCCAG CTGCGGCGCCGCTTCGGGGACGTGTACAGCCTGCAGCTGGCCTGGACGCCGGCGGTCGTGCTCAACGGGCTGGAGGCCGTGCGCGAGGCGCTGGTGAAGCACAACGAGGACACTGCCGACCGGCCGCCTTCGCCCTTTTATGAGCACCTAGGCTACAGGCCACACGCGGAAG gggTCATCTTGGCGCGTTACGGGCCCGCGTGGCGCGAGCAGCGGCGCTTCTCCTTGTCCACTCTGCGCTTCTTCGGTCTGGGCAAGAAGTCGCTGGAGCTGTGGGTGATCGAGGAGGCCGCCTGCCTCTGTGCCGCCTTCGCCGAACACGCTG CACAGCCCTTTAGCCCCAACGCGCTGCTGAACAAAGCGGTGGGCAACGTGATCGTGTCCCTCACCTACGGGCGCCGCTTCGAGTACGACGACCAGCGCTTCCTCAGGCTAATGGAATTGGTGGAGAAGCAACATCAGCCAGAATCTGGCTACCTGATGCAG GCCAAGGGGAACCCCAAAAGCAGCTTCAATGATGACAACCTGCGCCTGGTGGTGGCTGAGCTATTCTCCGCTGGCATGGTGACCTCCTCGACCACGCTGGTCTGGGCCCTGCTGCTCATGATCCTGCACCCGGATGTGCAGC GCCGTGTCCAACAGGAGATTGACGAAGTGATAGGGCAGGTGCGGAGACCAGAAATGGGTGACCAGGCCCACATGCCCTACACGACTGCTGTGATTCACGAGGTGCAGCGCTTCGCGGACATCATTCCCATGGGTTTGCCCCACATGACGTCCCGTGACATCGAAGTGAAGGGCTTCCTCATCCCCAAG GGGACAACACTCTTCACCAACCTGTCATCAGTGCTGAAGGACGAGGCGGTCTGGGAGAAGCCCTTCCGCTTCCACCCCGAACACTTCCTGGACTCTCAGGGCCGCTTTGTGAAGCCTGAGGCCTTCATGCCCTTCTCAGCAG GCCGCCGGGCGTGCCTCGGGGAGCCCCTGGCCCGCATGgagctcttcctcttcttcacctGCCTCCTGCAGCGCTTCAGCTTCTCGGTGCCTCCAGGACACCCCCGGCCCAGCGACCACGGTGTCTGTCACTTCCTGGTTACCCCCTGCCCATACCAGCTTTGTGCTGTGCCCCGCTAG
- the LOC142861015 gene encoding cytochrome P450 2D17-like isoform X1, giving the protein MGLMTGDLLAPLGLAVAIFLLLVDLMHRRPRWAARYPPGPMSLPGLGNLLQVDFQDVPYCFSQLRRRFGDVYSLQLAWTPAVVLNGLEAVREALVKHNEDTADRPPSPFYEHLGYRPHAEGVILARYGPAWREQRRFSLSTLRFFGLGKKSLELWVIEEAACLCAAFAEHAAQPFSPNALLNKAVGNVIVSLTYGRRFEYDDQRFLRLMELVEKQHQPESGYLMQVVMALPVLLRIPWVAGKVFSAQRGLLARLDELVTEHRMTWDPAQPPRDLTDAFLAEVEKAKGNPKSSFNDDNLRLVVAELFSAGMVTSSTTLVWALLLMILHPDVQRRVQQEIDEVIGQVRRPEMGDQAHMPYTTAVIHEVQRFADIIPMGLPHMTSRDIEVKGFLIPKGTTLFTNLSSVLKDEAVWEKPFRFHPEHFLDSQGRFVKPEAFMPFSAGRRACLGEPLARMELFLFFTCLLQRFSFSVPPGHPRPSDHGVCHFLVTPCPYQLCAVPR; this is encoded by the exons ATGGGATTGATGACAGGGGACCTGCTGGCACCCCTGGGTTTGGCCGTGGCCATCTTCCTGCTCCTGGTGGACCTCATGCACCGGCGCCCACGCTGGGCTGCACGCTACCCGCCAGGCCCCATGTCACTGCCGGGGCTGGGCAACCTGCTGCAGGTGGACTTCCAGGACGTACCCTACTGCTTTAGCCAG CTGCGGCGCCGCTTCGGGGACGTGTACAGCCTGCAGCTGGCCTGGACGCCGGCGGTCGTGCTCAACGGGCTGGAGGCCGTGCGCGAGGCGCTGGTGAAGCACAACGAGGACACTGCCGACCGGCCGCCTTCGCCCTTTTATGAGCACCTAGGCTACAGGCCACACGCGGAAG gggTCATCTTGGCGCGTTACGGGCCCGCGTGGCGCGAGCAGCGGCGCTTCTCCTTGTCCACTCTGCGCTTCTTCGGTCTGGGCAAGAAGTCGCTGGAGCTGTGGGTGATCGAGGAGGCCGCCTGCCTCTGTGCCGCCTTCGCCGAACACGCTG CACAGCCCTTTAGCCCCAACGCGCTGCTGAACAAAGCGGTGGGCAACGTGATCGTGTCCCTCACCTACGGGCGCCGCTTCGAGTACGACGACCAGCGCTTCCTCAGGCTAATGGAATTGGTGGAGAAGCAACATCAGCCAGAATCTGGCTACCTGATGCAG GTGGTGATGGCTCTCCCCGTGCTCCTGCGCATCCCATGGGTTGCTGGCAAGGTCTTCTCTGCTCAGAGGGGTCTCTTGGCCAGGCTGGATGAGCTGGTGACTGAGCACAGGATGACCTGGGACCCAGCCCAGCCACCCCGAGACCTGACTGACGCCTTCCTGGCTGAGGTGGAGAAG GCCAAGGGGAACCCCAAAAGCAGCTTCAATGATGACAACCTGCGCCTGGTGGTGGCTGAGCTATTCTCCGCTGGCATGGTGACCTCCTCGACCACGCTGGTCTGGGCCCTGCTGCTCATGATCCTGCACCCGGATGTGCAGC GCCGTGTCCAACAGGAGATTGACGAAGTGATAGGGCAGGTGCGGAGACCAGAAATGGGTGACCAGGCCCACATGCCCTACACGACTGCTGTGATTCACGAGGTGCAGCGCTTCGCGGACATCATTCCCATGGGTTTGCCCCACATGACGTCCCGTGACATCGAAGTGAAGGGCTTCCTCATCCCCAAG GGGACAACACTCTTCACCAACCTGTCATCAGTGCTGAAGGACGAGGCGGTCTGGGAGAAGCCCTTCCGCTTCCACCCCGAACACTTCCTGGACTCTCAGGGCCGCTTTGTGAAGCCTGAGGCCTTCATGCCCTTCTCAGCAG GCCGCCGGGCGTGCCTCGGGGAGCCCCTGGCCCGCATGgagctcttcctcttcttcacctGCCTCCTGCAGCGCTTCAGCTTCTCGGTGCCTCCAGGACACCCCCGGCCCAGCGACCACGGTGTCTGTCACTTCCTGGTTACCCCCTGCCCATACCAGCTTTGTGCTGTGCCCCGCTAG